One bacterium genomic window carries:
- a CDS encoding TolC family protein, translating into MRSVIWWVVIWGIMLGCVQAAERPVRIDSQSPLSLDSLVSIGLRNNPQVRQSELALKLNRVGDLAAIGRFLPTISLGLDFSESQFENRTFRNPDGSVSSLPISFEEVVIVPDSNGQLQLDTITVTQNPTEGKSRSSSWNVNANLSLFEGGQRIFLYRIAQAQKKINTLSVEEAHKTLTRTIAQQVVGVLTLEKVVALNKRLRDQRQDAFDLAKARFEVGAVTELDVLQAEIELGTAENTIASSERELEKRREELNQTLGIALESRFPISEAGGLSPYQFELDNLVSQAWQNRTDLEIAVLQVKQARSNVGYSKGAYLPRVSIGASRSASEQSGADQAFTLDPRNRNTTYYASLSWNIFDGFAREYDVQSKRVDLQRAKESERDLRLSVERGVREAFRNLETVYDQMQITNRNRELANRTLELERERYRLGATSALSLRDAQVTYERAETDHLSKELEYQSSLIALELAVGKALR; encoded by the coding sequence GTGCGGAGTGTTATCTGGTGGGTGGTCATCTGGGGTATTATGTTGGGTTGTGTTCAAGCGGCGGAACGGCCGGTCAGAATTGACAGCCAGTCTCCATTGTCGCTTGATTCGCTTGTTTCGATAGGGTTGCGGAACAATCCGCAGGTCAGGCAATCGGAATTGGCGCTGAAGTTGAATCGTGTCGGCGACCTTGCGGCCATTGGCCGGTTTTTGCCGACAATTAGTCTTGGCTTGGACTTTTCCGAATCGCAGTTTGAGAATCGCACGTTCCGCAATCCGGACGGAAGCGTTTCCTCGCTTCCCATCAGTTTTGAAGAAGTGGTGATTGTTCCGGATTCAAACGGCCAGCTTCAACTCGATACAATCACGGTAACACAGAACCCGACGGAAGGCAAGTCGCGGTCGAGTTCGTGGAACGTGAACGCGAATCTGTCGTTGTTTGAAGGCGGGCAGCGGATCTTTCTGTACAGGATTGCCCAGGCTCAGAAGAAGATTAACACGCTTTCCGTGGAAGAGGCTCACAAGACGCTGACGCGGACGATTGCTCAGCAGGTTGTGGGCGTGTTGACCTTGGAGAAGGTCGTCGCGCTGAACAAGCGCCTGCGTGATCAGCGGCAGGATGCATTTGATTTGGCGAAGGCCCGGTTTGAAGTGGGCGCGGTGACGGAGCTTGACGTGCTGCAGGCAGAAATCGAGTTGGGGACGGCTGAGAATACGATTGCCAGCTCTGAACGCGAGCTTGAGAAGCGGCGGGAAGAACTCAATCAAACATTGGGAATCGCTTTGGAGAGCCGTTTCCCGATTTCCGAAGCGGGCGGTTTGTCACCCTATCAATTTGAGTTGGACAATTTAGTTTCGCAGGCCTGGCAGAACCGCACGGATTTGGAGATCGCGGTGCTTCAGGTTAAGCAGGCACGGAGCAACGTCGGCTATTCGAAGGGAGCCTATCTGCCGCGTGTCAGTATTGGCGCATCGCGTTCGGCCAGCGAGCAGTCGGGTGCAGATCAGGCATTTACGCTTGACCCGCGCAACCGGAATACGACGTATTATGCAAGCTTGAGTTGGAACATCTTCGACGGTTTTGCCCGCGAATACGACGTGCAATCGAAACGTGTGGATTTGCAGCGGGCAAAGGAATCCGAGCGGGATTTGCGGTTATCGGTTGAACGCGGGGTGCGGGAAGCGTTTCGCAATCTCGAGACGGTATATGATCAGATGCAGATAACAAATCGCAATCGAGAGCTTGCCAATCGTACATTAGAACTTGAGCGCGAACGCTATCGTTTGGGTGCGACCTCGGCACTCTCTTTAAGAGATGCGCAGGTGACTTATGAACGTGCTGAGACGGATCATCTGTCAAAAGAGCTTGAGTATCAGTCAAGCTTGATCGCGCTGGAATTGGCGGTGGGCAAAGCCCTTAGATAG
- a CDS encoding HD domain-containing protein — translation MTTLRTKATTRLLRRSESRVLERLGHIADEHGLEIYAVGGFVRDKLLGKKVKDIDFTVIGDAVTFAKHVAQEFGVRQPVLFERFGTAMVPYRGYQLDFVTARAESYESQSRKPKVWEGALDDDLARRDFTVNALAASLNGERFGELIDHYDGLGDLRRKILRTPKEPEQTFSEDPLRIMRALRFAAQLEFDIHPATLAACKAMAPRLKIVSQERITDELMKLMSAGKPSIGLRLMHETGVMAIIFKEISDLAGVEQVGQHHHKDVFDHTLLVVDRISELTDDPVMRLAALVHDIAKPRTKRFFPEQGWTFHGHEDVGSRMLKPIGRRLKLPEKTVAKLTKMTALHMRPINLTREQVTDSAVRRLIVDAGADLEDLLTLCRADITSANPRKVKRYLTQFEALKKRISEVIEGDQLRSFQSPVRGEEIMRVCNLSPGPLVGKIKTALEEAILEGKVANEHDAVLDYLYEIKDQYLEY, via the coding sequence ATGACAACCTTGAGGACAAAAGCAACAACAAGGCTTCTGCGGCGCTCGGAGTCCAGGGTTCTCGAGCGACTGGGTCATATCGCAGATGAGCACGGACTGGAAATATATGCCGTCGGTGGATTTGTGCGGGACAAACTGCTGGGCAAGAAGGTCAAGGACATTGATTTCACAGTCATCGGAGACGCGGTGACTTTCGCAAAACACGTCGCGCAGGAATTCGGTGTAAGACAGCCGGTTCTGTTCGAGCGGTTCGGAACGGCTATGGTGCCGTATCGTGGTTATCAGTTGGATTTCGTTACGGCGCGTGCCGAATCCTATGAGTCACAGTCGCGCAAACCGAAAGTTTGGGAAGGAGCGCTCGACGATGATCTCGCACGGCGGGACTTTACGGTGAATGCGCTCGCGGCAAGTCTGAATGGCGAACGGTTCGGCGAGTTGATTGACCATTACGACGGTCTCGGCGACTTGCGGCGAAAAATCTTGCGCACACCCAAGGAGCCGGAACAAACATTTTCGGAAGATCCGCTGCGCATTATGCGAGCGCTCCGGTTTGCGGCACAGCTTGAGTTTGACATTCATCCCGCGACGCTGGCAGCCTGCAAGGCAATGGCTCCGCGGCTGAAAATCGTCAGCCAGGAGCGCATCACAGATGAACTGATGAAGCTGATGAGTGCGGGTAAACCCTCGATTGGCCTCCGGTTAATGCATGAGACCGGAGTAATGGCAATCATCTTCAAAGAAATCTCAGACCTCGCCGGAGTCGAGCAGGTGGGGCAGCATCACCACAAGGACGTGTTTGATCATACCCTGCTCGTCGTTGACCGGATTTCAGAATTGACCGATGACCCGGTAATGCGACTGGCCGCATTGGTTCATGATATCGCCAAGCCCAGGACGAAACGCTTCTTCCCGGAGCAGGGCTGGACCTTTCATGGCCACGAGGATGTTGGTAGCCGAATGTTGAAGCCGATCGGCAGGAGGCTGAAGCTTCCGGAAAAGACGGTCGCAAAATTGACCAAGATGACGGCTTTGCACATGCGTCCCATAAACTTGACACGTGAGCAGGTGACGGATTCTGCAGTCAGGCGGTTAATCGTGGACGCGGGTGCGGATTTGGAAGACTTGCTGACCCTGTGCCGCGCGGATATCACGTCAGCTAACCCCAGAAAAGTCAAGCGTTACCTGACTCAGTTTGAGGCACTGAAGAAGCGAATATCCGAGGTCATCGAGGGGGATCAACTTCGGTCGTTCCAGAGTCCTGTACGGGGCGAGGAAATCATGCGAGTTTGCAACCTCTCGCCGGGTCCCTTAGTCGGAAAGATTAAGACCGCTCTTGAAGAAGCAATTCTTGAGGGCAAGGTTGCCAACGAGCACGACGCCGTGCTCGACTACCTGTACGAAATCAAAGATCAGTATTTGGAGTACTAA
- a CDS encoding S8 family serine peptidase, with translation MVSLRARYLRGLLATGLLSFAIAAATGAERVPVLLVLEPEPFVIQNVREEAGRSLDLGTSHELAIRAAQDHANVTQANLLKRLAELEEAGQVSDIRSFWVANAIALKCEPELLPVLERLPEVVEIQDEQLLGLLPIAPPVAEGRRNPLDDGVTVALTDIRAPEAWALGLTGVGVLLANFDSGVLGTHPALSSRWRGNNGHPANHCWFDLVEPITPTPGDNDGHGTLTMGLQCGLGASDTVGVAFNAQFIAAAVAEGGFTITNALQAFEWILDPDGNPATFDDVPRVLSNSWGFNGGIDVCNNLLHSALDLAEAAGIAVVWSAGNEGPASGTMRNPANRADNAVSGFAVGGWDGVVDSVWVSSSRGPSPCSADMTLRIKPEIVAPSRDVRSTYLGTGYASSSGTSFSAPLAAGTLALMIEANPLLPPDSLLELLMFTAVDEGPAGLDNHSGYGRLDAYMACQAALTGLGWVRGHVQNQFGTPIAANIDVLDQPHHTVSDANGNFTFPYPAWLPCEIQVVASGHSPQSSSLSVSPQDTTYVTLTLQTTQEGILTGNVIDCRGLPASGAFLTILEQPSLQTTSDANGRFVMTLQPGQYSLACSSVVCGSVVVPQVQIQSGAVTDIEVVLPLNPAFLCSEPDNFGYFLCDNNDPGGPSETYSSVSPTTGGRGVIHNLADDGNVPLALPFPVTFYGNTYNRIFLNSNGIVSFVRYATAYNNLQLPYNLTPALFPFWDDFSDNLGGHILSDYNPAEGTYTLEWFEIPYFISIPPPTDSANFQLVIYDQSVVPTQSGNNVFEFRYGRIPRNGSATIGIDRAQGNQYVRYGFNGTWEPHAVPAAEGVTVRVADEDISSGVPSMQIEPSALAIALEPGVSLDTSIFVHNNGSVPLAYYASASPMAATGDADEDTPPNAVEFDDPPKGSAPLRAESSDDALDEWIPDANGYAWRSSDNDTSVHYQFTSIANVGTNVGITWDDSTSYPRPLPFEFPFFDRVFKKYSVCSNGFITFWSQVRNYLNDPMVTARDPYYAIAAYWTDLNPSAGGQIWEYYDQINNRFIVQWNRIPPFGAPSSNTLTFQAILYPDGGIDLVYEHMYHPVQLKTVGIKGGRSSQTLQLSHNGSLVDSLMTLRIARPDTADASLRILSGSYAVVPPQGVQEIRLRFKNNSLSQGVMSLPLTIQSSDEDAGGTGVSFLLQGGTPFVPQTVIASQNGILSLHWVAHEANSYTIWTSLPNDTVFVPLVTSIADTHYTLGVPADAARAYAVTLNGGAPPRPGN, from the coding sequence ATGGTAAGTTTGAGGGCAAGATATCTGAGAGGTCTGCTGGCGACCGGACTGCTCAGTTTTGCTATTGCAGCAGCGACTGGAGCCGAACGGGTTCCGGTCTTGCTTGTCCTCGAACCCGAGCCGTTCGTTATTCAGAATGTCCGGGAAGAGGCAGGCCGGTCATTAGACCTTGGTACTTCCCATGAGCTTGCGATTCGAGCGGCTCAAGATCACGCAAATGTAACTCAAGCAAACCTGCTGAAGAGGCTTGCTGAGTTGGAAGAGGCAGGTCAAGTATCGGATATTCGCTCATTCTGGGTTGCCAATGCGATTGCTTTGAAATGCGAGCCGGAGTTACTGCCCGTACTTGAACGACTTCCCGAGGTCGTAGAGATTCAAGACGAGCAGCTGCTTGGATTACTTCCGATAGCCCCTCCCGTGGCGGAAGGCCGCCGAAATCCCCTTGATGACGGAGTCACGGTTGCCTTAACTGATATCCGGGCGCCTGAAGCATGGGCTTTAGGGCTGACCGGAGTTGGTGTACTGCTTGCCAATTTCGATTCAGGAGTACTGGGTACGCATCCCGCGTTGTCGTCGAGATGGCGGGGTAACAACGGGCATCCGGCGAATCATTGTTGGTTTGACCTTGTCGAACCGATTACTCCGACTCCCGGTGACAACGATGGTCACGGGACTTTGACTATGGGGCTGCAATGCGGTTTAGGCGCCAGTGACACCGTTGGCGTCGCGTTCAATGCACAGTTCATTGCCGCCGCCGTTGCGGAAGGCGGTTTTACGATTACAAATGCGCTTCAAGCGTTCGAGTGGATACTTGACCCGGACGGGAATCCGGCCACTTTTGACGATGTCCCCCGTGTGCTTTCCAATTCGTGGGGATTTAACGGCGGAATTGACGTATGCAACAACCTGCTGCATTCGGCTCTTGATTTAGCTGAAGCCGCAGGAATAGCGGTGGTATGGTCGGCAGGCAACGAGGGTCCTGCCAGCGGCACAATGAGAAATCCTGCCAATCGTGCGGACAATGCTGTTTCCGGTTTCGCGGTCGGAGGATGGGACGGAGTGGTAGATTCGGTTTGGGTGTCTTCCAGCCGTGGGCCATCTCCCTGTTCCGCCGATATGACGCTGCGAATCAAGCCCGAGATTGTCGCACCGTCACGAGATGTGCGCTCGACGTATCTGGGCACCGGTTATGCATCCAGCAGCGGCACATCCTTCTCGGCTCCGCTTGCGGCCGGCACGCTGGCATTGATGATTGAAGCCAATCCGCTGCTTCCGCCCGATTCTCTACTCGAACTTCTGATGTTCACGGCGGTGGATGAGGGTCCCGCCGGACTGGACAATCATTCCGGTTATGGCAGACTGGACGCCTACATGGCCTGTCAAGCGGCGTTAACCGGATTGGGCTGGGTGCGCGGCCATGTGCAGAATCAGTTCGGCACTCCGATTGCCGCAAACATTGATGTTCTGGATCAGCCGCATCACACCGTCAGCGATGCCAACGGCAACTTCACATTTCCCTATCCCGCATGGCTGCCTTGTGAAATACAGGTTGTTGCAAGCGGCCACAGCCCGCAGTCGTCTTCGCTCTCGGTTTCCCCACAGGACACGACCTATGTCACACTTACGTTGCAGACGACTCAAGAAGGAATTCTGACAGGCAATGTCATCGATTGCCGGGGGCTTCCCGCCAGCGGCGCGTTCCTGACAATTCTGGAGCAGCCGTCACTGCAAACGACCAGCGATGCCAATGGAAGATTCGTGATGACGCTACAGCCCGGACAATACTCGCTCGCTTGTTCGAGTGTGGTGTGCGGCTCGGTGGTTGTGCCGCAGGTTCAGATTCAGTCGGGCGCGGTCACGGATATTGAAGTGGTGCTGCCGCTGAATCCGGCGTTTCTCTGTTCCGAGCCTGACAATTTCGGCTATTTCCTCTGCGACAACAACGATCCCGGAGGACCGTCAGAAACGTACTCGTCGGTTTCGCCGACGACAGGAGGGAGAGGTGTCATACATAACCTTGCGGACGACGGTAATGTTCCGCTGGCGCTGCCGTTTCCGGTCACATTTTACGGCAACACCTACAATAGGATTTTTCTGAATTCAAACGGCATCGTGAGCTTCGTGCGGTACGCGACTGCCTACAACAATCTGCAGTTACCGTACAATCTGACTCCGGCGCTGTTTCCGTTCTGGGACGATTTCAGCGACAATCTCGGCGGGCATATTCTCTCCGATTACAATCCGGCTGAAGGCACCTACACACTGGAGTGGTTCGAAATTCCGTACTTCATTTCCATTCCGCCTCCAACGGACAGTGCAAACTTTCAGCTCGTCATCTATGACCAGTCTGTCGTGCCGACACAAAGCGGAAACAATGTGTTTGAATTTAGATACGGCAGGATTCCAAGAAACGGCAGTGCGACGATTGGGATTGACCGCGCACAAGGGAATCAATATGTGAGATACGGCTTCAACGGCACATGGGAGCCGCATGCAGTACCGGCGGCGGAGGGTGTGACCGTGAGAGTTGCGGACGAGGACATATCTTCGGGAGTCCCGTCCATGCAAATTGAGCCGTCGGCGCTTGCGATTGCGCTCGAGCCCGGTGTGTCGCTCGATACGTCCATTTTTGTTCATAACAACGGCAGCGTTCCTTTGGCATATTATGCAAGCGCCTCGCCCATGGCCGCGACAGGCGACGCGGACGAGGACACGCCACCGAACGCAGTTGAGTTTGATGACCCTCCGAAAGGTTCCGCCCCGCTGCGTGCGGAATCATCCGACGACGCGCTCGATGAGTGGATTCCCGACGCAAACGGCTACGCGTGGCGCAGTTCCGACAACGATACGTCGGTGCACTACCAGTTTACGAGCATTGCCAATGTCGGGACGAACGTGGGTATTACATGGGATGATTCGACGTCCTATCCGCGGCCGCTGCCATTCGAGTTTCCGTTCTTCGACCGGGTTTTCAAGAAATATAGCGTGTGCTCGAACGGGTTTATCACATTCTGGTCGCAGGTGCGCAATTACCTGAATGATCCGATGGTCACCGCGCGCGACCCCTACTACGCGATTGCGGCCTATTGGACGGACCTGAATCCCTCCGCAGGCGGACAAATCTGGGAATACTATGACCAGATAAACAATCGCTTCATCGTACAATGGAATCGCATTCCGCCTTTCGGCGCCCCCTCGTCCAATACGCTGACGTTTCAAGCAATACTTTATCCGGACGGCGGCATCGATCTTGTCTATGAGCATATGTACCATCCTGTTCAGCTCAAGACAGTCGGCATTAAGGGCGGGCGAAGTTCGCAGACCCTGCAGCTTTCCCACAACGGCAGTCTGGTGGACAGTCTGATGACTCTGCGCATTGCGCGACCGGACACCGCCGATGCTTCGCTGCGTATCTTGAGCGGTAGTTACGCGGTGGTTCCTCCGCAAGGTGTTCAGGAGATTCGCCTGCGGTTCAAAAATAATTCGCTCAGTCAGGGCGTTATGTCCCTGCCGCTTACAATTCAGTCGTCGGATGAAGATGCGGGCGGAACCGGCGTGAGTTTCCTGCTTCAGGGGGGCACACCGTTCGTACCGCAGACGGTGATTGCCTCGCAGAACGGCATATTAAGTTTACATTGGGTTGCGCACGAGGCGAATAGTTATACGATTTGGACGTCGCTGCCCAATGATACCGTGTTTGTTCCGCTGGTCACATCGATTGCGGACACTCACTATACGCTCGGCGTCCCTGCGGACGCGGCGCGTGCCTATGCGGTGACTTTGAACGGCGGTGCGCCGCCGAGACCCGGGAATTAG
- a CDS encoding T9SS type A sorting domain-containing protein: MRAAIAFLMSFAACISLTSGAVLRVPSEYPTIQLALSAVLNGDTILVAPGEYIESLVAPPIDFLIRGEARIDSQTTEFSVIDPTDLAGSDTLRCVTLTGGKVNFEDIVFRNRSEMTWGRPGTRPAGIVGDTTVREVTFERCIFDSVQSGISQIDRITVKNCRFIGSLRTAVYTGLWRGRLYADSTWFDGATLGLVTAGRGGYIRDCLFTHRGGTRMFLGQGDSLVIERCHFLGLDTLSIQAIQIRPRCGSKIRDCIFENVRYGGSGILEVIDTCFQQQKGWECAIELTNNRFIDCGSPGGNPSSGGEPIYVHCNNVERGFLCKMDSNRVDQTHDIRGIASGIRLKSSAEIMSTIFGDSLTLNKPQIAIEDMAVHDTIYLRLNSFAQDFPGMDFFVEGNSVVDARQNWWGHESGPFHPQNNPAGQGASVDDSIRFIPWLNSDPDTAHHDTSEFVAPTPQVLLSDKFTLSAYPNPFNAVTTLVIEVARAGEYEVLLYDVTGRVAANVFRGKIENRASVSVDASELASGVYFAQLRRADGVLAVGKVLLIR, from the coding sequence ATGAGAGCAGCAATCGCATTTCTCATGTCATTCGCTGCGTGCATCAGTCTGACTTCAGGCGCCGTCTTGCGTGTTCCCAGCGAGTATCCGACCATTCAACTTGCATTAAGCGCTGTACTTAACGGCGACACAATTCTTGTTGCGCCCGGGGAGTATATTGAGTCACTAGTCGCACCGCCAATAGACTTCTTGATACGCGGTGAAGCGAGAATTGATTCCCAAACGACTGAATTCTCTGTCATAGATCCGACCGACCTCGCAGGTTCAGACACATTGCGCTGCGTGACGCTGACCGGTGGCAAAGTGAATTTCGAGGATATCGTGTTCCGCAATAGGAGTGAGATGACATGGGGAAGACCCGGCACAAGACCGGCAGGGATAGTCGGCGATACGACAGTTCGAGAGGTCACATTCGAGCGTTGCATTTTTGATTCTGTGCAAAGCGGAATTTCACAAATTGACAGAATAACTGTCAAGAATTGCCGCTTTATTGGATCTCTTAGAACGGCGGTGTACACAGGTTTATGGCGAGGTCGGTTGTATGCGGACAGCACTTGGTTTGACGGTGCGACACTTGGATTAGTAACAGCGGGTCGCGGCGGGTACATTAGGGATTGCCTATTCACCCACCGCGGAGGTACGCGCATGTTTCTCGGGCAAGGTGATAGTCTGGTCATTGAACGATGCCATTTTCTTGGGCTGGACACATTGAGTATTCAAGCTATCCAAATCAGGCCGCGATGTGGCTCAAAGATTCGAGATTGTATTTTCGAGAATGTCAGATATGGAGGTTCGGGAATATTAGAGGTTATTGACACGTGTTTTCAGCAACAAAAAGGCTGGGAATGTGCAATCGAGTTGACTAATAATCGATTTATCGATTGTGGCTCGCCGGGCGGAAATCCATCGTCGGGAGGCGAACCGATCTATGTTCACTGTAATAATGTTGAGCGCGGATTTCTGTGTAAGATGGACAGCAACCGAGTGGACCAAACGCACGACATTCGCGGCATTGCGTCAGGGATTCGCCTGAAAAGCTCAGCTGAGATTATGAGTACAATCTTCGGAGATAGCTTGACGTTAAACAAACCTCAGATAGCAATCGAGGACATGGCTGTGCATGACACAATCTACCTACGTTTGAATTCGTTTGCTCAGGATTTTCCCGGAATGGATTTCTTTGTGGAAGGCAATTCAGTCGTTGACGCACGTCAAAATTGGTGGGGACATGAGAGCGGGCCGTTTCATCCGCAGAATAATCCTGCGGGACAAGGCGCCAGCGTGGATGACAGCATAAGATTCATCCCTTGGCTGAATTCTGATCCAGACACAGCGCATCATGACACGAGCGAGTTTGTAGCGCCGACACCGCAAGTGCTTCTATCTGACAAGTTCACATTGTCCGCCTATCCCAATCCGTTTAATGCTGTGACGACATTGGTAATTGAGGTTGCGCGGGCGGGCGAGTATGAAGTTCTATTGTATGACGTGACG